From Anomalospiza imberbis isolate Cuckoo-Finch-1a 21T00152 chromosome 22, ASM3175350v1, whole genome shotgun sequence, a single genomic window includes:
- the CSAD gene encoding cysteine sulfinic acid decarboxylase isoform X1: MAEPSGAGCSIPLDDPGLDIAAGEEFLQEVFQILLEEGVRKSTDATQKVCDWKEPQELRELLDLELRSDGEGQEQLLQRCRDVLRFSVRTGHPRFFNQLFSGLDHHALAGRFLTETLNTSPYTYEIAPVLVLMEEQVLAKLRELVGWSSGDGIFAPGGSISNMLAMNVARFRRFPESRSRGNWDLPRLGLFASQESHYSILKGAALLGIGTDNVHLVRTDKRGKMIPEELEKEIQRVKAEGSEPLFVCATSGTTVLGAFDPLDAIADICARHGLWLHVDAAWGGSALLSPQLRHLLAGIHRADSVTWNPHKLLMVGLQCSAFLLRDSSGLLQRCHGVGASYLFQRDKFYDVSLDTGDKSPQCGRRADGLKLWILWKAVGTRGLGQRVERAFSATRYLLEQVKRREGFQLVMEPEFINLCFWFIPPSLRGQESSPEFWDKLGKVAPAIKEKMIRRGSMMVGYQPHGSHVNFFRQIITNPAVTRQDLDFFLDEIQELGWDL, translated from the exons ATGGCTGAGCCCTCTGGGGCTGGGTGCAGCATCCCATTGGATGATCCCGGCCTGGACATCGCCGCTGGGGaggaattcctgcaggaagtgtTCCAGATCCTGCTGGAGGAGGGCGTGCGGAAGAGCACGGATGCGACACAGAAG GTGTGTGACTGGAAGGAGCCGCAGGAGCTGCGGGAGCTGCTGGATCTGGAGCTGCGGAGCGAcggggaggggcaggagcagctcctgcagcgcTGCCGGGACGTGCTGCGCTTCAGCGTCCGCACTG gtcacccccgGTTCTTCAACCAGCTTTTCTCGGGGCTGGACCACCACGCCCTGGCTGGCCGGTTCCTCACCGAGACCCTCAACACGAGCCC GTACACATACGAAATCGCCCCAGTGCTGGTGCTGATGGAGGAACAGGTCCTGGCCAAGCTCCGGGAGCTTGTGGGATGGAGTAGCGGCGATGGGATCTTCGCTCCCG ggggcTCTATATCCAACATGTTGGCCATGAACGTGGCGCGATTCCGGCGTTTCCCGGAGAGCCGGAGCAGAGGGAACTGGGACCTGCCGCGCCTGGGCCTGTTTGCATCCCAGGAG AGCCATTACTCCATCCTAAaaggagctgctctcctgggaatTGGCACGGACAACGTTCACCTGGTGCGAACAGACAAGAG GGGAAAGATGATCCCCgaagagctggagaaggagatCCAGAGGGTGAAAGCTGAG ggctcagagcCCCTCTTTGTGTGTGCCACGAGTGGCACCACTGTCCTGGGCGCCTTCGACCCGCTGGACGCCATCGCCGACATCTGTGCCCGCCACGGGCTGTGGCTGCATGTGGAC gCAGCATGGGGGGGCAGCGCCCTCCTGTCCCCTCAACTCCGTCACCTCCTTGCTGGCATCCACAG AGCCGACTCAGTGACCTGGAACCCCCACAAGCTGTTGATGGTGGGATTGCAGTGCTCGGCATTCCTGCTCCGTGACAGCTCC GGGCTCCTGCAGCGCTGCCATGGCGTGGGGGCCTCGTACCTGTTCCAGCGGGACAAGTTCTATGACGTGTCCCTGGACACAGGGGACAAGAGCCCCCAGTGCGGCCGCCGCGCCGATGGCCTCAAGCTCTGGATCCTCTGGAAAGCAGTGGGAACCCGGGGGCTGGGACAGCGTGTGGAGCGGGCGTTCAGTGCCACTCG GTATCTGTTGGAGCAGgtgaagaggagggagggattcCAGCTGGTGATGGAG CCAGAATTTATCAACCTCTGCTTCTGGTTCATCCCGCCCAGCCTGCGGGGCCAGGAGAGCTCCCCAGAAttctgggacaaactgggaaaG GTGGCCCCAGCCATCAAGGAAAAGATGATCCGGAGGGGCTCCATGATGGTGGGATACCAACCGCATGGATCCCACGTCAACTTCTTCCGGCAGATTATCACCAATCCTGCTGTCACCCGCCAGGACCTGGACTTCTTCCTGGATGAGATACAGGAATTGGGATGGGATCTGTGA
- the CSAD gene encoding cysteine sulfinic acid decarboxylase isoform X2 translates to MEEQVLAKLRELVGWSSGDGIFAPGGSISNMLAMNVARFRRFPESRSRGNWDLPRLGLFASQESHYSILKGAALLGIGTDNVHLVRTDKRGKMIPEELEKEIQRVKAEGSEPLFVCATSGTTVLGAFDPLDAIADICARHGLWLHVDAAWGGSALLSPQLRHLLAGIHRADSVTWNPHKLLMVGLQCSAFLLRDSSGLLQRCHGVGASYLFQRDKFYDVSLDTGDKSPQCGRRADGLKLWILWKAVGTRGLGQRVERAFSATRYLLEQVKRREGFQLVMEPEFINLCFWFIPPSLRGQESSPEFWDKLGKVAPAIKEKMIRRGSMMVGYQPHGSHVNFFRQIITNPAVTRQDLDFFLDEIQELGWDL, encoded by the exons ATGGAGGAACAGGTCCTGGCCAAGCTCCGGGAGCTTGTGGGATGGAGTAGCGGCGATGGGATCTTCGCTCCCG ggggcTCTATATCCAACATGTTGGCCATGAACGTGGCGCGATTCCGGCGTTTCCCGGAGAGCCGGAGCAGAGGGAACTGGGACCTGCCGCGCCTGGGCCTGTTTGCATCCCAGGAG AGCCATTACTCCATCCTAAaaggagctgctctcctgggaatTGGCACGGACAACGTTCACCTGGTGCGAACAGACAAGAG GGGAAAGATGATCCCCgaagagctggagaaggagatCCAGAGGGTGAAAGCTGAG ggctcagagcCCCTCTTTGTGTGTGCCACGAGTGGCACCACTGTCCTGGGCGCCTTCGACCCGCTGGACGCCATCGCCGACATCTGTGCCCGCCACGGGCTGTGGCTGCATGTGGAC gCAGCATGGGGGGGCAGCGCCCTCCTGTCCCCTCAACTCCGTCACCTCCTTGCTGGCATCCACAG AGCCGACTCAGTGACCTGGAACCCCCACAAGCTGTTGATGGTGGGATTGCAGTGCTCGGCATTCCTGCTCCGTGACAGCTCC GGGCTCCTGCAGCGCTGCCATGGCGTGGGGGCCTCGTACCTGTTCCAGCGGGACAAGTTCTATGACGTGTCCCTGGACACAGGGGACAAGAGCCCCCAGTGCGGCCGCCGCGCCGATGGCCTCAAGCTCTGGATCCTCTGGAAAGCAGTGGGAACCCGGGGGCTGGGACAGCGTGTGGAGCGGGCGTTCAGTGCCACTCG GTATCTGTTGGAGCAGgtgaagaggagggagggattcCAGCTGGTGATGGAG CCAGAATTTATCAACCTCTGCTTCTGGTTCATCCCGCCCAGCCTGCGGGGCCAGGAGAGCTCCCCAGAAttctgggacaaactgggaaaG GTGGCCCCAGCCATCAAGGAAAAGATGATCCGGAGGGGCTCCATGATGGTGGGATACCAACCGCATGGATCCCACGTCAACTTCTTCCGGCAGATTATCACCAATCCTGCTGTCACCCGCCAGGACCTGGACTTCTTCCTGGATGAGATACAGGAATTGGGATGGGATCTGTGA